From one Helicoverpa zea isolate HzStark_Cry1AcR chromosome 10, ilHelZeax1.1, whole genome shotgun sequence genomic stretch:
- the LOC124633994 gene encoding gamma-glutamylcyclotransferase-like, protein MSLIQILVIAYVVKLLNFALCCMMLHASKDYFLYFAYGSNLLKRRIHINNPSAVFLGVGRLDKYKLDFVPGPYVKLWGGAVATIVPNDKEHVWGAVWRMQSDALVTLDKQEGVEIKQYFAKTVDVHIDNGKKAKCRTYQHLTTPPILDSLTALPEDRRPSITYKKCIINGAIECSIPEEYIAKLKHIPDNGNYASDEIRKRLKF, encoded by the exons ATGTCATTAATCCAAATTTTAGTTATTGCTTACgttgtgaaattattaaattttgCCCTTTGCTGTATGATGCTCCATGCCTCTAAAGACTACTTTCTTTATTTCGCTTATGGCAGTAATTTGTTAAAAAGGagaatacatataaataaccCCTCTGCGGTATTTTTAGGCGTTGGACGTCTTGAC aaatacaAACTAGATTTCGTTCCGGGACCGTACGTAAAGTTATGGGGAGGAGCAGTGGCTACCATAGTGCCCAATGACAAAGAACATGTTTGGGGAGCTGTTTGGAGAATGCAGAGCGATGCTCTTGTTACATTAGATAA GCAAGAAGGAGTCGAGATCAAGCAATACTTTGCAAAGACCGTGGACGTGCATATTGACAATGGGAAAAAGGCCAAATGTCGGACTTATCAACACTTAACTACCCCTCCAATCCTCGACTCGTTGACAGCTCTTCCTGAAGACAGAAGACCATCGATCACatacaaaaaatgtattatCAATGGCGCTATTGAATGCAGTATACCAGAAGAATATATTGCTAAGTTAAAACACATACCTGATAACGGAAACTACGCCAGTGACGAGATCAGAAAGCGATTAAAATTTTAG